The following are encoded in a window of Ricinus communis isolate WT05 ecotype wild-type chromosome 4, ASM1957865v1, whole genome shotgun sequence genomic DNA:
- the LOC8289017 gene encoding protein EXECUTER 2, chloroplastic encodes MTGANGFGLGQAMTTVPHLRPFCCIDFSAKKSNNSSFVLFPDNQHNNKNVKKPSFSLSRTRSLHCCRCSHSNTNSNSTNLAPSPSPPPSSLDWDWIRWNRHFSEIEQVESFASVLKFQLEDAIEKEDFQEAAKLKLAIAEATSKDSVAEIMSELQNAIDEERYHDASRLCKYTGSGLVGWWVGYSTDSDDPFGRLVRITPGVGRFVGRSYSPRQLVTASPGTPLFEIFVVKDADERYVMQVVCLQRAKSVATNSTGSPSKSGKSPSPSEVEKESELDVQGNEVKAERSEEKGINIEGATEEGIKSVINFLKDKIPGLKVKVMNVNATEEVVEDNDSVKQLMQDDEKIASSESSEDESNELEEIQPAGVSVEGNTDPTDDGKDLDMKLFIGGVVHNDEDTPSKDEYVRLPAEIKDIERDSFALHIPEKSLEYDSKERKASKIKVAAIAAKGVSELMPPDIAKAFWGADKVSSKVSRDVREIVKLAVSQAQKQSRLSKHTNFSRINTSNNNFDPFDGLYVGAFGPYGTEVVQLRRKFGHWNVTDDKSSDVEFFEYVEAVKLTGDLNVPAGQVTFRAKIGKGSRNPNRGMYPDELGVVASYKGQGRIAEFGFRNPQWVDGELLQLNGKGLGPYVKGADLGFLYVIPEQSFLVLFNRLKLPE; translated from the exons ATGACAGGAGCAAATGGATTCGGTCTGGGGCAAGCAATGACAACAGTGCCTCACCTAAGACCCTTTTGTTGCATAGATTTCTCAGCTAAGAAATCTAACAATTCTAGCTTCGTTCTTTTTCCTGATAACCAACACAATAACAAGAACGTCAAGAAgccttctttttctcttagtaGAACCCGCAGTTTGCATTGTTGCCGTTGCAGTCACAGTAACACTAATTCTAACTCCACTAACCTTGCACCTTCTCCTtctcctcctccttcttcGTTGGATTGGGATTGGATTAGATGGAACCGCCATTTCTCTGAGATTGAACAAGTTGAGAGTTTTGCCTCTGTCCTCAAG TTCCAACTTGAAGATGCAATTGAAAAGGAAGACTTCCAAGAAGCTGCAAAGTTAAAATTGGCTATTGCAGAAGCTACTTCAAAGGATAGTGTCGCTGAAATAATGTCTGAGTTGCAG AATGCAATAGATGAAGAGCGATATCATGATGCTTCAAGATTGTGTAAATACACTGGCAGTGGATTG GTAGGTTGGTGGGTGGGCTACTCAACAGACTCTGATGATCCCTTTGGCAGACTGGTACGAATAACACCTGGAGTTGGCAGATTTGTTGGCAGGAGTTACAGTCCGAG GCAGTTGGTAACTGCATCTCCTGGAACTCCATTGTTCGAAATCTTTGTGGTCAAAGATGCAGATGAAAGATATGTTATGCAG GTTGTATGTCTGCAACGAGCTAAAAGTGTTGCAACGAACTCCACAGGTTCACCTTCTAAATCTGGTAAGAGCCCATCCCCTTCTGAAGTTGAGAAGGAATCTGAGCTGGATGTTCAAGGAAATGAAGTCAAGGCTGAGAGAAGTGAGGAGAAGGGCATAAATATTGAGGGAGCAACTGAGGAAGGGATAAAAAGTGTGATAAATTTTCTGAAAGATAAGATTCCAGGCTTGAAAGTAAAAGTCATGAACGTTAATGCTACTGAGGAAGTGGTAGAGGATAATGATTCTGTGAAGCAGTTGATGCAAGATGATGAGAAGATAGCATCTAGTGAGAGTTCTGAAGATGAATCCAATGAGTTAGAAGAGATTCAACCTGCTGGAGTATCCGTGGAAGGTAATACTGATCCCACAGATGATGGGAAAGATTTGGATATGAAGCTTTTTATTGGTGGAGTTGTACATAATGATGAGGATACTCCTAGTAAGGATGAGTATGTGCGTCTTCCGGCCGAAATTAAAGACATAGAGAGAGATTCTTTTGCACTGCATATTCCTGAGAAAAGTCTAGAGTATGACAGTAAAGAACGTAAAGCATCCAAAATAAAAGTGGCAGCTATAGCAGCTAAAGGTGTTTCTGAGCTTATGCCTCCAGATATTGCAAAGGCATTTTGGGGTGCAGATAAAGTTTCTTCAAAG GTTTCCAGAGATGTCCGCGAGATTGTGAAACTTGCTGTTAGTCAAGCTCAGAAGCAGAGCCGTTTATCTAAGCATACAAACTTCAGTAGAATCAACACTTCCAATAACAATTTTGATCCATTTGATG GCCTATATGTTGGTGCTTTTGGGCCTTACGGAACAGAGGTAGTTCAGTTGAGGCGTAAATTTGGCCATTGGAATGTGACTGATGATAAATCCTCCGATGTGGAATTCTTTGAGTACGTTGAGGCAGTAAAACTAACAGGGGATCTCAATGTTCCTGCTGGACAG GTGACATTTCGTGCCAAAATTGGGAAAGGGAGTCGTAATCCCAATCGTGGGATGTATCCAGATGAATTAGGAGTG GTCGCAAGTTACAAAGGTCAAGGAAGAATAGCAGAATTTGGGTTTCGCAACCCACAATGGGTTGATGGTGAACTTCTTCAACTAAATGGGAAG GGCCTTGGACCATATGTCAAAGGTGCAGATCTTGGTTTCCTGTACGTTATCCCTGAGCAAAGTTTCCTAGTGCTGTTTAATCGGTTGAAACTACCAGAATAA
- the LOC8289016 gene encoding CASP-like protein 4A3: protein MEFKSKPRIQIPIPSNNTSNMKRSASSNSDSHSHFESPHSPLRLHSPLPSDQGDPHESPPFVSPMNSPQKSPPVDNSMAIIAVDKFTQCTPQPSPKPQENANFSQAQAKASMTVNRAVREEGPPVVERYKPGGRTSGVGVVQPAATWRSGREEKMKVAELGFRISEVVLCLISFSVMAADKTQGWSGDSYDRYREYRYCLSVNVIAFVYSGFQAYDLSYHLATGKHVIGHHLRRHFNFFMDQILAYLLISASSSAATRVDDWQSNWGKDEFTEMATASVAMALLAFIAFAVSSLISGYNLYNNGST, encoded by the exons ATGGAATTCAAATCCAAACCTAGAATTCAAATCCCAATTCCAAGCAATAACACCAGCAACATGAAACGATCCGCTTCATCAAACTCCGATTCACACTCACACTTCGAATCGCCCCACTCACCACTCCGACTCCACTCACCTCTCCCGTCCGACCAAGGCGATCCACACGAGTCGCCTCCTTTCGTCTCTCCGATGAACTCGCCACAAAAGTCGCCGCCGGTGGATAACTCCATGGCAATCATCGCCGTCGATAAGTTCACTCAGTGCACTCCTCAACCGTCTCCTAAACCACAAGAAAATGCAAACTTTTCTCAAGCTCAGGCGAAGGCTTCGATGACGGTGAATAGGGCGGTGAGGGAGGAAGGACCACCTGTCGTCGAAAGGTATAAGCCGGGAGGCAGAACTTCGGGGGTGGGAGTCGTGCAGCCGGCTGCGACGTGGAGATCGGGGAGAGAGGAAAAGATGAAAGTAGCTGAATTAGGGTTTAGGATAAGTGAAGTTGTTTTGTGTTTGATTTCGTTTTCGGTTATGGCTGCTGATAAGACTCAAGGATGGAGTGGTGATTCTTATGACCGTTATAGAGAATACAg GTATTGCTTGTCTGTGAATGTAATTGCATTTGTGTATTCGGGATTCCAAGCTTATGATTTAAGTTATCATCTGGCCACTGGGAAACATGTTATCGGCCACCATCTCCGTCgtcatttcaattttttcatgGATCAG ATATTAGCATATCTTCTGATATCAGCTTCGTCGTCAGCAGCTACTCGGGTAGACGACTGGCAATCTAACTGGGGCAAAGATGAGTTCACAGAGATGGCAACTGCTTCAGTTGCGATGGCGCTCCTGGCTTTTATTGCATTTGCTGTTAGCTCCCTTATTTCTGGTTATAACCTATATAACAATGGGTCCACCTGA